A genomic window from Diorhabda sublineata isolate icDioSubl1.1 chromosome 8, icDioSubl1.1, whole genome shotgun sequence includes:
- the LOC130447230 gene encoding myrosinase 1-like — protein MYTYRKIMKILLGTACVLCLLFRARADGIGKYKFTEDFLFGIASSAYQIEGGYKENGKGENIYDHYTKTDHKKFYNGSNGNIACDSFRKWRTDVKLLKELGVHFYRFSISWSRILPSGYANNINGDGLRYYNDLINELIEHDIQPMVTMYYNDLPMTLQQLGGWTNPYMAYYFEDYARILFSYFGDRVKLWITMDTSQKGYGDDNYPPYLNQPGIANYLCQHVMLLAHAKAYHLYDDEFRTIQKGKVGIAINSTWYEPGSFSPEDIAAAETAREFKIGSLMNPIFHTDGNYPKIVSERVDNVSKSEGYLQSRMPSLLPQEADYIQGTYDFAGLNIYTTYLVKQGYTGNNITCLNKDANVTFYQDPEWTKTNSDWLRVVPEGARKVLKWVKDKYDDPEIFITENGFPDTGEINDVKRIQYLQKYLKAILESIHEDEVNIKGYTVWSFMDSFEWTAGYSEKFGLYSVDFSDPDRKRKPKKSTSWYKKVIKERRVVDLKEVTSSLKG, from the exons ATGTATACATATaggaaaattatgaagatattATTGGGAACAGCATGTGTCTTGTGTTTATTATTCAGAGCAAG aGCTGATGGCAttggtaaatataaatttaccgAAGATTTCTTGTTTGGGATTGCATCTAGTGCTTATCAAATTGAGGGAGGATATAAAGAGAATG GTAAAGGTGAAAATATATACGATCACTATACTAAAACTGATCATAAGAAATTTTATAACGGTAGTAATGGAAATATAGCATGTGATTCTTTTCGTAAATGGAGAACTGATGTGAAGCTTCTTAAAGAATTAGGAGTTCACTTTTACAGATTTTCGATTTCTTGGTCCAGAATACTACCAAGCGGGTACGCCAACAATATTAATGGGGATGGTTTGAGATATTATAATGATCTGATCAATGAATTAATTGAGCATG ATATTCAACCTATGGTAACAATGTATTACAACGATCTACCAATGACTCTTCAACAACTTGGAGGATGGACTAACCCATATATGGCTTACTACTTTGAAGATTATGCCAGAATCCTATTCAGCTACTTTGGAGATAGAGTGAAACTTTGGATAACGATGGATACTTCCCAAAAAGGATACGGAGACGATAATTATCCTCCATATTTGAATCAACCCGGCATTGCCAATTATCTATGTCAACATGTTATGCTTTTAGCACATGCGAAAGCTTACCACTTGTATGACGATGAATTTCGGACTATTCAAAAAg gaaaagtTGGTATCGCTATCAATTCAACATGGTACGAACCTGGAAGTTTCTCTCCCGAAGATATTGCAGCCGCTGAGACAGCTCGTGAATTCAAG ATTGGATCTTTGATGAACCCTATATTCCATACTGATGGAAACTATCCAAAAATTGTATCAGAGCGGGTAGACAATGTAAGTAAAAGTGAAGGTTACCTTCAATCTAGGATGCCCAGTCTACTGCCTCAAGAAGCAGATTACATACAAGGCACATACGATTTTGCTGGTTTGAATATATACACTACTTATTTGGTGAAGCAAGGTTATACTGGAAATAACATCACTTGCTTAAATAAAGATGCAAATGTTACGTTCTATCAAGATCCGGAATGGACTAAAACCAATTCTGATTGGTTGAGG GTTGTGCCCGAAGGAGCTAGAAAGGTATTGAAGTGGGTCAAGGACAAATATGATGATCCAGAAATTTTCATTACCGAAAATGGTTTCCCTGACACGGGAGAGATAAATGATGTTAAGAGAATACAATATCTCCAA aaatatttgaaagctatATTAGAATCCATACATGAAGATGAAGTTAATATTAAAGGATATACGGTATGGAGTTTCATGGATAGTTTTGAATGGACGGCAGGATATAG tgaaaaattcGGCTTGTATAGTGTAGATTTCTCCGACCCTGACAGGAAGAGAAAACCCAAGAAGTCGACCTCTTGGTATAAGAAAGTGATAAAAGAAAGACGTGTCGTGGACTTGAAGGAGGTGACAAGCAGTCTTAAAGGATGA